A single genomic interval of Saccharothrix saharensis harbors:
- a CDS encoding AMP-dependent synthetase/ligase, whose translation MPVTTARVIADLPFVAAQAHDDRVAWRHLRDGQWHDLTFTEVAEWVMELASGLVHLGVRPGERVCVLSDTRVEWSAVELAVLAAGGVVVPIYPSSAPEECAWIIGDSGAVLVVVEDDAQRDKVESIRDRVPALRDVVVIEGGGLAELRSQGRTAPVPGELDDRRAAIDPDDPTLIIYTSGTTGPPKGCVLTNRNWLTMCRLSEELSYVLPGDVAYLFLPLAHVFAQIVHLGALYTGHAVAFYGGDTSRVVAELAQVRPTFLPSVPRIFEKVYTAATAGVPEDRVRQAVRVGLAVRGRQAAGQPVPPDLAAAFEQAEALFARVRAIFGGRLRLALSGAAPISVEVLEFFSAAGVPVLEGYGMSESTGVGTVNTLARHKLGSVGAFGVAGLQLKIAEDGEILMQGPHVFAGYWNNPAATAEVLTDGWLHTGDLGEIDDDGFVTITGRKKDIIITAGGKNIAPANVENQLRQSRWISHAVVYGDLKPYLVALITLDQDEIVPWAEDRGLPTDLPTLSRTPEVRALIQDVVDEANSHFAHVSQVKRFTLLDRDLSQDDGELTPTLKVKRKTVHTTHAARYEELYG comes from the coding sequence ATGCCCGTGACCACGGCGCGCGTCATCGCCGACCTGCCCTTCGTGGCCGCCCAGGCGCACGACGACCGGGTGGCCTGGCGCCACCTGCGCGACGGGCAGTGGCACGACCTGACGTTCACCGAGGTCGCCGAGTGGGTCATGGAGCTGGCGTCCGGGCTGGTGCACCTGGGCGTGCGGCCGGGCGAACGGGTGTGCGTGCTGTCGGACACCAGGGTCGAGTGGTCGGCGGTGGAGCTGGCGGTGCTCGCGGCGGGTGGCGTGGTGGTGCCCATCTACCCGTCGAGCGCGCCGGAGGAGTGCGCGTGGATCATCGGCGACTCGGGCGCGGTGCTCGTCGTCGTGGAGGACGACGCGCAGCGGGACAAGGTCGAGTCGATCCGCGACCGGGTGCCCGCGCTGCGGGACGTGGTCGTGATCGAGGGCGGCGGGCTGGCCGAGCTGCGGTCGCAGGGGCGCACGGCGCCGGTGCCGGGCGAGCTGGACGACCGCCGTGCCGCGATCGACCCCGACGACCCGACCCTGATCATCTACACCTCGGGCACCACCGGGCCGCCCAAGGGCTGCGTGCTGACCAACCGGAACTGGCTGACCATGTGCCGGCTCAGCGAGGAGCTGTCGTACGTGCTGCCGGGGGACGTGGCGTACCTGTTCCTGCCGCTGGCGCACGTGTTCGCGCAGATCGTGCACCTGGGGGCGCTCTACACCGGCCACGCGGTCGCGTTCTACGGCGGTGACACGTCCCGGGTGGTGGCCGAGCTGGCGCAGGTGCGGCCGACGTTCCTGCCGTCCGTGCCGCGGATCTTCGAGAAGGTCTACACCGCGGCCACGGCCGGCGTGCCGGAGGACCGGGTGCGGCAGGCGGTCCGGGTGGGGCTGGCGGTGCGCGGGCGGCAGGCCGCCGGGCAGCCCGTGCCGCCCGACCTGGCCGCCGCGTTCGAGCAGGCGGAGGCGTTGTTCGCGCGGGTGCGGGCGATCTTCGGCGGCCGGCTGCGGCTGGCGCTGTCCGGCGCGGCCCCGATCTCGGTGGAGGTGCTGGAGTTCTTCTCCGCCGCCGGCGTGCCCGTGCTGGAGGGGTACGGCATGAGCGAGTCCACCGGCGTCGGCACGGTGAACACGTTGGCGCGGCACAAGCTGGGGTCGGTCGGCGCGTTCGGGGTGGCGGGGTTGCAGCTCAAGATCGCCGAGGACGGCGAGATCCTGATGCAGGGCCCGCACGTGTTCGCGGGCTACTGGAACAACCCGGCCGCCACCGCCGAGGTGCTCACCGACGGGTGGCTGCACACGGGTGACCTGGGTGAGATCGACGACGACGGCTTCGTCACCATCACGGGCCGCAAGAAGGACATCATCATCACCGCCGGCGGCAAGAACATCGCCCCCGCGAACGTCGAGAACCAGCTCCGCCAGTCCCGCTGGATCTCGCACGCGGTGGTCTACGGCGACCTCAAGCCGTACCTGGTCGCGCTGATCACGCTGGACCAGGACGAGATCGTGCCGTGGGCGGAGGACCGAGGGCTGCCGACGGACCTGCCCACGCTGTCCCGCACACCCGAGGTGCGCGCCCTGATCCAGGACGTCGTGGACGAGGCCAACTCGCACTTCGCCCACGTCTCGCAGGTCAAGCGCTTCACCCTCCTGGACCGCGACCTGAGCCAGGACGACGGCGAGCTGACCCCGACCCTCAAGGTCAAGCGCAAGACCGTCCACACCACCCACGCCGCCCGCTACGAGGAGCTCTACGGCTGA
- a CDS encoding DUF1996 domain-containing protein: protein MRWSPLLLVLVLAAGCADGRTVAIGDVPVSAESVTTTPDASTGTFRVDCGRNEDRHLNADNMVIAPGQPHGAHHTHEYVGNLSTNAASTDASLAAAATTCPAGDRSTFYWPVLRLTDRTGHDEHRPGGGAHGNTGEVLPPAHVEITFTGSPVSEVVPMPRFLRMITGDPAALTSGRGRARWSCTGFEDRHTDRYPECEPGGRVLRTFDFPSCWDGRATDSPSHRAHAEFPASNGVCRSGTFPVPKLRVRVAYDVPAGRPYAIDSFPEQHHDPRTDHAMFVNVMPVELMDRLTTCLNTGQTCS, encoded by the coding sequence GTGAGGTGGTCGCCCCTGCTGCTGGTGCTCGTGCTGGCGGCCGGCTGCGCGGACGGCCGCACGGTGGCCATCGGCGACGTGCCGGTGTCCGCCGAGTCGGTCACCACCACCCCGGACGCCTCGACCGGCACGTTCCGCGTCGACTGCGGGCGCAACGAGGACCGCCACCTCAACGCCGACAACATGGTCATCGCACCCGGTCAGCCCCACGGGGCGCACCACACCCACGAGTACGTCGGCAACCTGAGCACGAACGCCGCTTCCACCGACGCGTCGCTGGCCGCCGCCGCGACCACGTGCCCGGCCGGGGACCGGTCCACCTTCTACTGGCCCGTGCTGCGGCTCACCGACCGGACCGGGCACGACGAGCACCGACCCGGCGGCGGGGCGCACGGCAACACCGGCGAGGTGCTGCCGCCGGCGCACGTGGAGATCACGTTCACCGGCAGCCCGGTCAGCGAGGTCGTGCCCATGCCGCGGTTCCTGCGCATGATCACCGGTGACCCGGCGGCGCTGACCAGCGGCCGGGGCCGCGCGCGGTGGAGCTGCACCGGGTTCGAGGACCGGCACACCGACCGCTACCCCGAGTGCGAGCCGGGTGGTCGGGTGCTGCGCACGTTCGACTTCCCGAGCTGCTGGGACGGCCGCGCCACCGACAGCCCGAGCCACCGGGCGCACGCCGAGTTCCCCGCCTCGAACGGGGTGTGCCGGTCGGGCACGTTCCCGGTGCCGAAGCTGCGGGTGCGGGTCGCCTACGACGTGCCCGCCGGGCGGCCGTACGCCATAGACAGCTTCCCCGAGCAGCACCACGACCCGCGCACCGACCACGCGATGTTCGTCAACGTGATGCCGGTCGAGCTGATGGACCGCCTCACGACCTGCCTGAACACCGGTCAGACCTGCTCCTAG
- a CDS encoding zinc-binding dehydrogenase, with translation MHAIVQHEFGPAENLRFEPTPDPEPGTGQVRIAVSAAGVHLLDTSIRRGEHGGPFPLPELPVTPGREVAGVVTKLGDGVAAHWLGKRVVAHLGQAGGGYAEQAVANAASLHELPDHVSDDDAVAMIGTGRTAVGVLRVAELTPDDVVLVTSAAGGLGALFVQAAKAVGAKVIGVASTAKLDLVRRLGADVVVDYTRPGWDEGVGRVTVVLDGVGGEAGRKALELLGVGGRVLLFGWTAGEPTRIETADLYRLGITASVVVGPRMMKGTSLRGLEELSLSALADGRLTPLTTTFPLSGAAEAHTALESRATVGKVVLKP, from the coding sequence ATGCACGCCATCGTCCAGCACGAGTTCGGCCCGGCCGAGAACCTGCGCTTCGAACCCACCCCCGACCCGGAGCCGGGTACGGGCCAGGTGCGGATCGCGGTGTCCGCGGCCGGGGTGCACCTGCTCGACACGTCGATCCGACGTGGCGAGCACGGCGGGCCGTTCCCGCTGCCCGAGCTGCCCGTGACGCCGGGCCGGGAGGTCGCCGGTGTCGTCACGAAGCTCGGCGACGGGGTGGCCGCGCACTGGCTCGGCAAGCGGGTCGTCGCCCACCTCGGGCAGGCCGGCGGTGGGTACGCGGAGCAGGCCGTGGCGAACGCCGCGTCGCTGCACGAGCTCCCCGACCACGTCTCCGACGACGACGCCGTCGCCATGATCGGTACCGGCCGCACGGCCGTCGGCGTGCTGCGCGTCGCCGAGCTCACGCCCGACGACGTCGTGCTCGTGACCTCGGCGGCCGGGGGGCTGGGCGCGTTGTTCGTGCAGGCGGCCAAGGCGGTCGGGGCGAAGGTGATCGGTGTCGCGAGCACCGCCAAGCTCGACCTGGTCCGCCGGTTGGGCGCGGACGTGGTGGTCGACTACACGCGGCCGGGCTGGGACGAGGGCGTCGGCCGGGTCACCGTCGTGCTCGACGGCGTCGGTGGTGAGGCGGGCCGCAAGGCGCTGGAGCTGCTGGGCGTCGGCGGCCGGGTCCTGCTGTTCGGCTGGACCGCGGGCGAGCCGACCCGGATCGAGACCGCCGACCTGTACCGCCTGGGCATCACCGCGTCGGTCGTCGTCGGGCCCCGGATGATGAAGGGCACCTCACTGCGCGGGTTGGAGGAGCTGTCCCTCAGCGCCCTGGCCGACGGCCGCCTCACCCCGCTGACCACGACGTTCCCGCTCAGCGGGGCCGCCGAGGCGCACACCGCGCTGGAGAGCCGCGCCACCGTGGGCAAGGTCGTGCTCAAGCCCTGA
- a CDS encoding molybdopterin oxidoreductase family protein produces the protein MRTAWTTCPLCEATCGLELTVEGDRITAVRGDRQDSFSGGFLCPKGASLGALDADPDRLREPVVRRGTSFGPVSWDEAFALVDARLRAVIDAHGRDAVALYLGNPTVHSPAGGLYAGALRKALGSRNFFTAATVDQMPKHVACGLLYGGIFSIPVPDIDRTDFLLLLGADPFSSNGSLWTVPDAPGRLKALRRRGGAFVVVDPRRSRTAAAADQHLAIVPGTDVFLLLAMVNELFAASLVDLGELAPHVNGVAEVRELSAPFTPEAVAQRCGVDAGVIRALAHRLAAAPRAAVYGRIGTTAVEFGTVASWLVDVLNVLTGNLDRPGGAMFPLPAHAKRGTGTGKGFATGRWRSRVRGLPEVAGELPVVTLADEITTPGAGQVRALVTVAGNPALSVPNSGRLDAALSTLDFMVAVDPYLNETTRHADVILPPPPPSRRAHYDLAFLSFTVRNVAKYSPPAVPPGPGEVDEGEILLRLTGILAGQGPDADLDALVGLSGESELGRDERLLDARLRSGPYGLTLADLLDRPHGVDLGPLTSRVPEILRTPSGRIELCPEPIAADVPRVLAALHAPRDGLVLVGRRHLRSNNSWLHNVPALVKGKRLCTLLVHPDDAARLGLVDGGTARVTSRVGEVEATVEVSADMAAGVVSLPHGWGHDRPGTRLTTARAHPGVNVNLLTDDLAVDPLSGTAVLNGVHVRVTSSAVQ, from the coding sequence ATGCGCACCGCTTGGACGACGTGCCCGTTGTGCGAGGCGACCTGCGGCCTGGAGCTGACGGTCGAGGGCGATCGGATCACGGCCGTGCGCGGTGACCGGCAGGACTCGTTCAGCGGCGGGTTCCTGTGCCCCAAGGGCGCGTCGCTGGGCGCGTTGGACGCGGACCCGGACCGGTTGCGCGAGCCGGTGGTCCGCCGGGGCACGTCGTTCGGGCCCGTGTCGTGGGACGAGGCGTTCGCGCTGGTCGACGCGCGGTTGCGCGCGGTCATCGACGCGCACGGCCGGGACGCGGTGGCGCTGTACCTGGGCAACCCGACGGTGCACTCGCCGGCCGGCGGCCTGTACGCGGGCGCGCTGCGCAAGGCGCTGGGCTCGCGCAACTTCTTCACCGCCGCCACGGTCGACCAGATGCCGAAGCACGTGGCGTGCGGCCTGCTCTACGGCGGCATCTTCTCCATCCCCGTACCCGACATCGACCGCACGGACTTCCTGCTGCTGCTCGGCGCGGACCCGTTCTCGTCCAACGGCAGCCTGTGGACCGTGCCGGACGCGCCGGGTCGGCTCAAGGCGCTGCGCCGCCGCGGCGGGGCGTTCGTCGTGGTCGACCCGCGGCGCAGCCGCACGGCGGCGGCCGCCGACCAGCACCTGGCGATCGTGCCGGGCACGGACGTGTTCCTGCTGCTGGCCATGGTGAACGAGCTGTTCGCCGCGTCGCTGGTCGATCTCGGGGAGCTCGCGCCGCACGTGAACGGCGTGGCCGAGGTGCGGGAGCTGAGCGCGCCGTTCACGCCCGAGGCGGTGGCACAGCGGTGCGGCGTCGACGCCGGTGTCATCCGGGCGCTGGCGCACCGGCTCGCGGCGGCGCCCCGGGCGGCCGTGTACGGGCGGATCGGCACGACGGCGGTGGAGTTCGGCACGGTCGCCAGCTGGCTGGTCGACGTGCTGAACGTGCTGACCGGCAACCTGGACCGGCCCGGTGGCGCGATGTTCCCGCTGCCCGCGCACGCCAAGCGCGGCACGGGGACCGGCAAGGGGTTCGCCACCGGCCGGTGGCGCAGCCGGGTGCGCGGCCTGCCCGAGGTGGCGGGCGAGCTCCCCGTGGTGACGCTGGCCGACGAGATCACCACGCCCGGCGCCGGGCAGGTCCGGGCGCTGGTGACGGTGGCCGGGAACCCGGCGCTGTCCGTGCCCAACTCGGGCCGGCTGGACGCTGCGCTGTCCACTTTGGACTTCATGGTGGCCGTGGACCCGTACCTGAACGAGACGACCCGGCACGCGGACGTGATCCTGCCGCCACCGCCGCCGAGCAGGCGCGCCCACTACGACCTGGCGTTCCTGTCGTTCACCGTGCGGAACGTGGCCAAGTACTCGCCGCCCGCCGTGCCACCGGGGCCGGGCGAGGTGGACGAGGGCGAGATCCTGCTCCGGCTGACCGGCATCCTCGCCGGGCAGGGGCCCGACGCCGACCTCGACGCGCTGGTCGGGCTGTCGGGGGAGTCGGAGCTGGGCCGCGACGAGCGGTTGCTGGACGCGCGGCTGCGGTCCGGGCCGTACGGGCTGACCCTGGCCGACCTGCTGGACCGGCCGCACGGTGTCGACCTCGGGCCGCTGACGAGCCGGGTGCCGGAGATCCTGCGCACGCCGTCCGGCCGGATCGAGCTGTGCCCGGAGCCGATCGCGGCGGACGTGCCGCGGGTGCTGGCCGCGTTGCACGCGCCCCGGGACGGGCTGGTGCTGGTCGGGCGGCGACACCTGCGGTCGAACAACTCGTGGCTGCACAACGTGCCCGCGCTGGTGAAGGGCAAGCGGTTGTGCACGCTGCTGGTGCACCCGGACGACGCGGCCAGGCTGGGGTTGGTCGACGGCGGCACGGCCCGGGTGACGTCCCGGGTCGGCGAGGTCGAGGCGACCGTGGAGGTCAGCGCCGACATGGCCGCCGGCGTGGTCAGCCTGCCGCACGGCTGGGGCCACGACCGGCCCGGCACGCGCCTGACCACCGCCCGCGCCCACCCCGGCGTCAACGTCAACCTGCTCACCGACGACCTGGCCGTGGACCCGCTGTCCGGCACCGCCGTGCTGAACGGCGTCCACGTGCGCGTCACCTCGTCCGCAGTCCAGTGA
- a CDS encoding anti-sigma factor family protein gives MTTNHEPQLLGAYVLGVLDEREAGAVEDHLASCPRCRAETAELRAMEGAMGDVPPEAVLDGPPEGGDLLLQRTLRQVRSERVGRSRRRRVGLGLAAAAVAAVVLGGGFAVGRGTAPDVTAVQQTTPPPAPPAGTRLGSATDPETGARMTVQVRPAAGWVRVNASVAGVAQDEKCRLFVVAKDGSRQEAGSWLVSAVGEKDGTNLDGSALVAPEDVVAVEVRTFDDERIVTVPV, from the coding sequence ATGACCACCAACCACGAACCACAGCTGCTCGGCGCTTACGTGCTGGGCGTGCTCGACGAGCGGGAGGCGGGTGCCGTGGAGGACCACCTGGCGTCCTGCCCGCGCTGCCGCGCCGAGACGGCCGAACTGCGGGCGATGGAGGGGGCCATGGGCGACGTGCCGCCCGAGGCGGTGCTCGACGGCCCGCCCGAGGGCGGCGACCTGCTGTTGCAGCGCACGTTGCGGCAGGTGCGGTCCGAGCGCGTCGGGCGGTCGCGCCGGCGCCGGGTCGGCCTGGGGTTGGCCGCGGCGGCCGTGGCGGCGGTCGTGCTCGGCGGTGGTTTCGCGGTCGGCCGCGGCACCGCGCCGGACGTGACGGCCGTCCAGCAGACGACCCCGCCGCCCGCACCGCCCGCCGGGACCAGGCTCGGGTCGGCCACCGACCCGGAGACCGGCGCGCGGATGACCGTGCAGGTCCGGCCCGCGGCCGGGTGGGTGCGGGTGAACGCGTCGGTCGCCGGTGTCGCGCAGGACGAGAAGTGCCGGCTGTTCGTCGTCGCCAAGGACGGCAGCAGGCAGGAGGCGGGCAGTTGGCTCGTCTCGGCGGTCGGCGAGAAGGACGGCACCAACCTCGACGGCTCGGCGCTCGTCGCCCCCGAGGACGTGGTGGCGGTCGAGGTGCGCACCTTCGACGACGAACGGATCGTCACCGTGCCGGTGTAG
- a CDS encoding sigma-70 family RNA polymerase sigma factor, translating into MAALWSRKREAAADEALIRSLYEEHGRALLAYATRLTGDRAAAEDVVQETLVRAWRHPDALVNGKGSVRGWLLTVARNIVTDRFRAKAARPQEVAEAPTTPPVQRDHADSVVDSVVVLEALDRLSSDHRDVLMEIYFRGRSVTEAAEALGVPPGTVKSRSHYALRALRETFAGQQVALKGVAG; encoded by the coding sequence ATGGCGGCTCTGTGGTCCCGGAAACGGGAGGCCGCGGCCGACGAGGCACTGATCCGATCCCTCTACGAGGAGCACGGTCGGGCGCTGCTCGCGTACGCGACGCGGCTGACCGGTGATCGGGCGGCGGCCGAGGACGTCGTCCAGGAAACCCTCGTGCGCGCCTGGCGGCACCCGGACGCCCTGGTGAACGGCAAGGGCTCGGTCCGGGGCTGGCTGCTCACCGTGGCCCGCAACATCGTCACGGACCGGTTCCGGGCGAAGGCGGCCCGGCCGCAGGAGGTGGCCGAGGCGCCGACGACCCCGCCGGTGCAGCGGGACCACGCCGACTCCGTGGTGGACTCGGTGGTCGTGCTCGAAGCGCTGGACCGGTTGTCGTCCGACCACCGCGACGTGCTGATGGAGATCTACTTCCGCGGTCGCAGCGTGACCGAGGCGGCCGAGGCGTTAGGGGTGCCGCCGGGCACGGTGAAGTCGAGGTCCCACTACGCGCTGCGGGCGTTGCGGGAGACGTTCGCCGGGCAACAGGTCGCGCTGAAGGGGGTGGCCGGATGA
- a CDS encoding class I SAM-dependent methyltransferase has product MTGSGGPGGVVRSRGNPVALPRVATGVKHFDHNAHYHRFLLRQVPPGARTALDLGCGTGLFARRLAARGLVVTAVDRHGEVDVPGVAFRRADAVVDDIGGPYDFVSCIAALHHMPLRSGLARLRSLVRPGGVVAVLGPAREEGVRDRALSLASVPLNFVARLVRDDPADDAPTRDPVSSLREIRAEAASVLPGARFRRHLYWRYSMVWRAGSTN; this is encoded by the coding sequence TTGACGGGATCCGGCGGGCCGGGCGGCGTCGTCCGGTCCCGTGGCAACCCGGTGGCCCTGCCGCGCGTCGCCACGGGTGTGAAGCACTTCGACCACAACGCGCACTACCACCGGTTCCTGCTCCGGCAGGTGCCGCCGGGCGCGCGCACGGCGTTGGACCTCGGCTGCGGCACCGGGCTGTTCGCGCGCAGGTTGGCGGCGCGCGGGCTCGTGGTGACGGCGGTCGACCGGCACGGGGAGGTCGACGTGCCGGGCGTCGCGTTCCGGCGGGCGGACGCGGTGGTGGACGACATCGGTGGGCCGTACGACTTCGTGTCCTGCATCGCCGCGCTGCACCACATGCCGCTTCGGTCCGGGCTGGCGAGGTTGCGGTCGTTGGTGCGGCCCGGCGGGGTGGTGGCGGTGCTCGGGCCGGCCCGCGAGGAGGGCGTCCGGGACCGGGCGCTGAGCCTGGCGTCGGTGCCCCTCAACTTCGTCGCGCGCCTGGTCCGCGACGACCCGGCGGACGACGCGCCCACCCGCGACCCGGTGTCGTCGCTGCGCGAGATCCGCGCCGAGGCGGCCTCGGTGCTGCCCGGCGCGCGCTTCCGGCGGCACCTCTACTGGCGCTACTCGATGGTCTGGCGAGCCGGATCGACCAATTAA
- a CDS encoding ATP-binding protein yields MSPFFGREAELAAVSDAVERVPAAGLVAVVVSGEPGIGKSSLLAEVGRRLRARGCAVAAAESDDVSRRIPYAAVATALRSVADPGDVRAALAALDLTATPDATWFGRSCELVARALTGLTADRPAALVLDDVDQVDDDSLAMLAVVLRRVTAAPLVLIAAVREHHRNPGVEELLDRLERHADVVRVRLAPLSGGDVARIVETVLGTPVDDGLAHEVHHRADGNPFFAVEIARSLRELDLVAVDGDRARLAVSPSAIRLTRREAVLRRVAPLDRDTRAVARAVSIFRRVRLDQIGLLARVSSLPEETVVDAFDGLLRAHIVVRDEDRGYRFSHALVGEALYQEIGPAQRRHLHSLISARLLDDRARGLAVDEMELAWHLAESAPPGDLRAVRVMAQAAAANRATAPETAAALCARALELLPLAAPERAGLLASQCRALAHASRPGAAIGPGLAALAELPAGPDRSRCAVIVLTSMFLVGRFAEGLRLADAEVRSGDAPAALHAQRALLLLFTGRHAEALAAAERIEALPLTSAAEGVVVFDRLAVITSMLFRHDKTVDYANRALASAAGQPGLELQALAVGASTGALAGLVHDASWRLRRAEELRERAGGHAFRGELEMARVALDWFGGAWDACLERVGRAAAELESRQELMMLDGLRAIELEVRTWRGELDVAARLAALEPPTSPNMSRLHAFAMAGYLSARGDVEGARDVLADAVDDDGMTAYSCVLLGRLVELDLAHGRVDRARRTAARLRVVAADRVAPWTRTTVRRVVGAVERDAEVLRESVREAEAGGLVFERARAQWALGQVDGGAVAELLEAYGVFQRVGAHGLRRQVGARLKELGAKVPRARGRAPGVLTAAEENVARLVQQGMRNRDIAAALHYSPRTIEVYLSRIYAKLRVSSRLELARVLDGRA; encoded by the coding sequence TTGTCGCCTTTCTTCGGCCGGGAGGCCGAGCTGGCGGCCGTGTCCGACGCGGTCGAGCGCGTGCCCGCCGCCGGGCTGGTGGCGGTCGTGGTGTCGGGTGAGCCGGGGATCGGCAAGTCCAGCCTGCTCGCCGAGGTGGGCCGCCGGCTGCGCGCGCGGGGCTGCGCGGTGGCCGCCGCCGAGTCGGACGACGTGAGCAGGCGCATCCCGTACGCGGCCGTGGCCACGGCGTTGCGGTCGGTCGCGGACCCCGGTGACGTGCGGGCCGCCTTGGCGGCGCTGGACCTGACCGCGACGCCGGACGCGACCTGGTTCGGCCGGTCCTGCGAGCTGGTGGCGCGGGCGTTGACGGGGCTGACCGCCGACCGGCCCGCCGCGCTCGTGCTGGACGACGTCGACCAGGTGGACGACGACTCGCTGGCCATGCTCGCCGTGGTGCTGCGCCGCGTCACGGCCGCGCCGCTGGTGCTGATCGCCGCGGTGCGCGAGCACCACCGCAACCCCGGCGTGGAGGAGCTGCTGGACCGGCTCGAACGGCACGCCGACGTGGTGCGCGTGCGGCTCGCGCCGTTGAGCGGCGGTGACGTGGCGCGGATCGTGGAGACCGTGCTGGGCACGCCGGTGGACGACGGGCTGGCGCACGAGGTGCACCACCGGGCCGACGGCAACCCGTTCTTCGCGGTGGAGATCGCCCGGTCGCTGCGCGAGCTGGACCTGGTGGCGGTGGACGGCGACCGGGCCCGGCTGGCCGTGTCGCCGTCGGCGATCCGGCTGACCAGGCGCGAGGCGGTGCTGCGGCGGGTCGCGCCGCTGGACCGGGACACCCGGGCGGTGGCGCGCGCCGTGTCGATCTTCCGGCGCGTGCGGCTGGACCAGATCGGGCTGCTGGCGCGGGTGTCGTCGCTGCCCGAGGAGACCGTGGTGGACGCCTTCGACGGGCTGCTGCGGGCCCACATCGTGGTGCGCGACGAGGACCGGGGCTACCGGTTCTCGCACGCGCTGGTCGGCGAGGCGCTGTACCAGGAGATCGGCCCGGCGCAGCGGCGGCACCTGCACAGCCTGATCAGCGCGCGGCTGCTGGACGACCGGGCGCGCGGGCTCGCGGTGGACGAGATGGAGCTGGCCTGGCACCTGGCCGAGTCCGCCCCGCCGGGCGACCTGCGCGCGGTGCGGGTGATGGCGCAGGCCGCCGCCGCGAACCGCGCCACCGCGCCGGAGACGGCGGCGGCGTTGTGCGCGCGGGCGCTGGAGCTGCTGCCGCTGGCCGCGCCGGAACGGGCCGGGCTGCTGGCCTCGCAGTGCCGCGCGCTGGCCCACGCGTCCCGGCCGGGCGCGGCGATCGGGCCGGGGCTGGCCGCGCTGGCGGAGCTGCCCGCCGGCCCGGACCGGTCGCGCTGCGCGGTCATCGTGCTGACCAGCATGTTCCTCGTCGGACGGTTCGCCGAAGGGCTGCGGTTGGCGGACGCGGAGGTGCGGTCCGGTGACGCGCCGGCCGCGTTGCACGCGCAGCGCGCGCTGCTGCTGCTGTTCACCGGGCGCCACGCCGAGGCGTTGGCCGCCGCCGAGCGGATCGAGGCCCTGCCGCTGACGTCGGCCGCCGAAGGCGTGGTGGTGTTCGACCGGCTGGCGGTGATCACGTCGATGCTGTTCCGGCACGACAAGACGGTCGACTACGCCAACCGGGCGTTGGCCTCGGCGGCTGGCCAGCCGGGGCTGGAGCTCCAGGCGCTGGCCGTCGGTGCGTCCACCGGGGCGCTGGCCGGGCTGGTGCACGACGCGTCGTGGCGGTTGCGCCGGGCCGAGGAGCTGCGGGAACGGGCGGGCGGGCACGCGTTCCGGGGTGAGCTCGAGATGGCGCGGGTGGCGCTGGACTGGTTCGGCGGCGCGTGGGACGCCTGCCTGGAACGGGTCGGGCGCGCCGCGGCGGAGCTGGAGTCGCGGCAGGAGCTGATGATGCTCGACGGCCTGCGCGCGATCGAGCTGGAGGTGCGGACGTGGCGCGGTGAGCTGGACGTGGCCGCCCGGCTGGCCGCGTTGGAGCCGCCGACCAGCCCGAACATGTCCCGGCTGCACGCATTCGCGATGGCGGGCTACCTGTCCGCGCGCGGTGACGTGGAGGGCGCGCGGGACGTGCTGGCGGACGCGGTGGACGACGACGGGATGACCGCCTACAGCTGCGTGCTGCTGGGTCGGCTGGTCGAGCTGGACCTGGCGCACGGCCGGGTGGACCGGGCGCGGCGGACGGCGGCACGGCTGCGGGTCGTGGCGGCCGACCGGGTCGCGCCGTGGACGCGGACGACCGTCCGACGCGTCGTGGGTGCGGTCGAGCGGGACGCCGAGGTGCTGCGGGAGTCGGTGCGGGAGGCCGAGGCCGGCGGGCTGGTGTTCGAGCGCGCACGGGCGCAGTGGGCGTTGGGGCAGGTCGACGGCGGTGCGGTGGCGGAGCTGCTGGAGGCGTACGGCGTGTTCCAGCGGGTGGGGGCGCACGGGCTGCGCCGGCAGGTCGGGGCGCGGCTCAAGGAGCTGGGCGCGAAGGTGCCGCGGGCCAGGGGACGGGCTCCGGGTGTGCTGACGGCGGCGGAGGAGAACGTCGCCCGGTTGGTGCAGCAGGGGATGCGCAACCGGGACATCGCGGCCGCGTTGCACTACAGCCCCCGCACGATCGAGGTCTACCTGTCGCGGATCTACGCGAAGCTGCGGGTGTCGTCGCGGCTGGAGCTGGCCCGGGTGCTGGACGGCCGGGCCTAG